From Halanaeroarchaeum sulfurireducens, a single genomic window includes:
- a CDS encoding winged helix-turn-helix domain-containing protein — MSEAILEFLDAKGGVGLLVALYDDERTYSDILEDIDASSSTLSERLGDAEEAGLIDSKKGHRHGHRTDFYKTTELGYKIATRLAQEGVVKNYRSMMTLKEQVEDGTETVKEAIAEGDIDIRGYADPRKSGRERYEEIREAADPLEELPAGMLEKESDQDDNVEEREEDEDKQAQERTLDAWEVAEEQSSSADSEDNESG, encoded by the coding sequence ATGAGTGAAGCGATTCTAGAGTTTCTTGACGCCAAGGGTGGCGTTGGCTTACTCGTCGCACTTTATGATGACGAACGCACCTACTCCGATATCTTGGAAGACATAGATGCCTCATCTTCAACACTCTCAGAACGCCTCGGTGATGCTGAAGAGGCCGGTTTAATCGATTCCAAGAAAGGGCACCGTCACGGTCACCGAACAGATTTCTACAAAACAACAGAACTGGGCTACAAGATTGCAACCCGGCTAGCACAGGAAGGCGTAGTCAAGAACTATCGGTCGATGATGACGCTCAAAGAGCAGGTGGAAGACGGGACAGAGACAGTAAAGGAAGCGATTGCCGAAGGAGACATCGACATTAGGGGATATGCCGACCCACGGAAGAGTGGCCGCGAACGCTACGAAGAAATAAGAGAGGCAGCGGATCCACTGGAGGAGCTACCAGCCGGTATGTTGGAAAAGGAATCTGACCAAGACGATAACGTGGAAGAACGTGAAGAAGATGAGGACAAACAAGCTCAGGAGAGAACACTCGATGCCTGGGAAGTGGCTGAAGAACAGTCATCTTCGGCGGATTCTGAAGATAATGAATCGGGGTAG